Proteins from a single region of Psilocybe cubensis strain MGC-MH-2018 chromosome 3, whole genome shotgun sequence:
- a CDS encoding Tyrosinase P — MIPRVLSCFTTLCLVSCIAALNVQINRTEASVDISNFADEQEYIAFNADEGYWGDGTQSLRRQVGGFNHQRPCRKLSVRKEWRDLSATHKREYIKAVKCLLTKRALDRSLPRKFHRYDEFTYTHSNVAEGIHGVGQFLPWHRHFGHLYEKALRDCSYRGPFPYWDWLRDTNGTAPIAESPLFDPVTGFGGDGVPGTYTQPPDDDGALIPLVPDAMKGCVGTGPLVGAIFHVGPNRRLTDHCLNRNFGEFARPVLSQPFIDNIESQTTYDDFWNALDGIPFKPDLRTHDGGHAFVGGDMASFYTSSNDPVFFLHHAGLDRLWWKWQTQDLPNRLYQMGGRVNIAPPYGQVTLDYQLPFDIISSSVKIRSTMDPRLEPYCYTY, encoded by the exons ATGATTCCCCGCGTCTTATCCTGCTTCACTACTCTCTGCTTGGTCAGTTGTATTGCTGCGTTGAATGTGCAGATAAATAGAACCGAAGCATCTGTCGATATCTCAAATTTTGCGGACGAGCAAGAGTATATTGCTTTCAACGCAGACGAAGGCTATTGGGGGGATGGAACTCAGTCTTTGAGAAGACAAGTAGGAGGTTTCAATCACCAACGGCCGTGCAGGAAGCTATCTGTGCGGAAAGAATG GCGGGATTTGAGTGCAACACACAAGAGAGAATATATAAAGGCTGTCAAATGTCTGTTGACCAAGCGGGCGCTTGATCGCTCGCTGCCTAGGAAATTCCACCGCTACGACGAATTTACGTATACCCACAGCAACGTCGCAGAGGGTATTCACGGGGTT GGCCAGTTCCTTCCCTGGCATCGCCATTTTGGCCACTTGTACGAAAAGGCGCTTCGTGATTGCAGCTATCGAGGGCCATTCCC ATACTGGGACTGGCTGAGGGATACTAATGGAACCGCACC GATAGCTGAATCACCACTTTTTGACCCGGTCACTGGCTTTGGGGGAGACGGAGTTCCGGGGACTTACACCCAGCCACCAGATGATGACGGAGCACTGATTCCACTTGTTCCTGATGCAATGAAAGGTTGCGTTGGGACGGGCCCACTCGTGGGAGCCATATTTCACGTAGGACCCAACCGGCGTCTCACAGATCACTGTCTCAACAGGAACTTCGGAGAGTTCGCTCGACCTGTGCTCAGCCAGCCGTTCATTGACAATATCGAAAGCCAAACTACGTACGACGACTTTTGGAATGCCTTGGACGGAATACCATTTAAACCAGACCTGAGGACTCACGATGGGGGTCATGCATTTGTAGGTGGAGATATGGCAAGCTTCTACACCAGCTCCAATG ATcccgtcttcttcttgcacCATGCTGGTTTGGATCGTTTATGGTGGAAGTGGCAAACTCAAGACCTGCCAAACCGTTTATACCAGATGGGAGGACGTGTCAACATTGCCCCGCCATACGGCCAGGTGACGCTGGATTATCAATTGCCATTTGATATCATTAGCAGCAGTGTCAAAATTCGTAGCACCATGGACCCTCGTTTGGAACCATACTGCTATACCTACTGA
- a CDS encoding Protein flp, with the protein MRLQTWTFTLILGIKHSSALQVPFFTQPESNGPPKLISSDTDQYVESLISKWNSSGLSVAVVQRDETSTTGWNFDFGGYGMAKADGSPVTPDSLFAIASNSKLFLAFSVGLLISNKTLTEERGQELKWSTKIRDLIPEWGLMDDDMDRGVSLQDMLSHRTGMPRHDLSGVQRNGGVAEMISTLRYLRPSAEFRETFQYNNLMYETLSYLPQVLLNQTYESYISQHLFNPLNMTSSTYSVEEAEAWGTLADGFQWDMQDTIRGINGTRIATVPYFQRPGEEKTWAGAGGVLTSARDLAIWVAMLLNGGRHPFTNETVIPQEVVEHVAHGRSVSHGKPQYPELSPKVYGAGQWRYSYRGHDIIEHGGSNPGYKTQVARFPDNNFAIITLSNDERGGNAISESVKFRIANELLGLPHLEKDWNDRLEDKYNEAVNKSQQVTPRPSPPVLPNLPFTSLAEKTFHHPTYGSLKPCLAPQTVSSIAGQTEPHRPHSHCGDFLQSTAVQRILGASDLSIPTYVIPWKRSFSTHLRLAHFTGNIFNLTNLWSNADVREREGYKSGADLLTGFEEAFEVEWVTGDDEGLAFRGGFWGREGPDSRSPEGSGKASAEVWFEAQ; encoded by the exons ATGAGGTTACAGACGTGGACATTTACCCTCATACTTGGGATCAAGCATTCTTCTGCTTTACAGGTCCCATTCTTCACCCAGCCTGAGTCTAATGGGCCTCCTAAGCTCATTTCTAGCGATACGGATCAATATGTTGAAAGTCTTATCAGCAAATGGAACTCCAGTGGGCTATCAGTCGCTGTTGTACAAAGGGACGAAACATCAACTACTGGCTGGAATTTTGACTTCGGAGGGTACGGGATGGCAAAGGCCGACGGATCACCCGTCACACCTGATTCTCTCTTTGCAATCGCGTCAAATAGCAAACTTTTTCTCGCCTTCTCTGTTGGTTTGCTCATTTCCAATAAGACTCTAACGGAGGAGAGAGGCCAAGAACTCAAATGGTCGACTAAAATACGCGATTTGATTCCAGAGTGGGGGTTGATGGACGACGATATGGATCGAGGAGTCAGCCTGCAGGATATGCTATCTCACAGGACAGGTATGCCTAGACATGACCTTTCTGGCGTTCAAAGGAACGGTGGTGTAGCTGAGATG ATATCTACGTTGCGCTACCTTAGGCCGTCTGCTGAGTTTCGGGAAACGTTTCAGTACAATAACTTGATGTACGAGACTTTATCGTACCTTCCACAGGTTCTTCTCAACCAGACATATGAATCCTATATCTCTCAACATCTTTTCAACCCCCTGAATATGACATCCTCCACTTATTCGGTCGAAGAAGCCGAAGCATGGGGCACGCTTGCCGACGGTTTCCAATGGGACATGCAGGACACCATCCGAGGAATTAACGGGACGCGCATTGCTACTGTCCCATACTTCCAAAGGCCTGGCGAAGAGAAAACATGGGCAGGAGCGGGAGGAGTACTCACGTCTGCCCGGGATTTG GCTATTTGGGTCGCCATGCTACTCAATGGAGGACGCCATCCCTTTACCAATGAAACGGTTATTCCGCAGGAGGTTGTAGAACATGTTGCACATGGGCGTTCAGTCTCTCATGGAAAGCCTCAGTACCCAGAACTG AGTCCCAAAGTTTACGGCGCTGGACAGTGGAGATATTCATATAGAGGCCACGATATCATCGAACACGGAGGTAGCAATCCTGGGTACAAAACGCAAGTTGCACGATTTCCGGATAACAACTTCGCAATAATCACACTCTCAAATGACGAGAGAGGAGGAAACGCCATTAGCGAATCTGTCAAGTTCCGCATAGCTAATGAGCTGCTCGGGCTTCCTCATCTAGAGAAGGATTGGAATGATAG ACTTGAAGATAAGTACAACGAAGCTGTCAACAAGTCGCAGCAAGTGACTCCTCGCCCCTCTCCTCCAGTCTTACCCAACCTCCCATTTACCTCTCTGGCAGAAAAGACGTTCCATCATCCGACATATGGATCCCTCAAACCTTGTCTCGCGCCTCAAACCGTATCTTCGATTGCAGGACAGACAGAACCACATCGGCCTCATTCCCACTGTGGTGACTTCCTTCAATCAACCGCCGTCCAACGCATTTTGGGCGCGTCTGATTTGTCCATCCCTACATATGTTATACCTTGGAAAAGATCATTCAGCACACACCTCCGCTTGGCCCACTTCACTGGAAACATTTTCAATCTTACCAATCTCTGGTCAAATGCTGATGTCCGTGAACGGGAAGGGTATAAGTCTGGAGCGGACCTGCTGACAGGGTTTGAAGAAGCCTTCGAAGTTGAGTGGGTAACAGGGGATGACGAAGGTCTTGCATTCCGAGGTGGTTTCTGGGGTAGGGAAGGACCGGACTCCCGATCCCCTGAAGGATCTGGGAAAGCAAGCGCCGAGGTATGGTTTGAGGCACAATAG